In one window of Tubulanus polymorphus chromosome 3, tnTubPoly1.2, whole genome shotgun sequence DNA:
- the LOC141901813 gene encoding uncharacterized protein LOC141901813 isoform X3, producing the protein MLPESMRADFSAICAINFRELQTVGPNGSTPSSSGGKEDARLNSSDIENVGKSVLKPGHEPGNNIGVVVNKLIVDDGAANHHTEAVSCLSLDTIQVESDGESKMNKIELKDVGEININNRLLRPRSGGVDHEAADGRKSPISIGTFASEDVNEYSEKQLDIIYEKDLENGPMTHGDTTGTSSTDIGELYSGKKTLKVKSKEAKNVSNKSNASNSSHSISKMACAPKISKEYVDNRTRDSPIDNDISHHKKDISSNTRHTKEKQRESTPNKENISVKKSKDISSKEKHQGQHHSRGHSKDKMDSKTDTVPHARSSLSRPVSRTSLNSLNTGQASVGKRSHRKESKSSSHNDLKDATTTNNNAKNVNSNCEDVNIGGDTNCNSSELRAGLNNKESPLRGKKHAGKLARQDSADKSIQVILEGLPKSASCSKMLCESTQTSPSISREASTFNVQAIVHSRTKTKTRSTQTKSGREVSLPPDMKLNKPDRIPTKKAPVPKSGVSKSMSTGKLSSRPPSAAYSTASKPLEIRKVKMVHYGEEDLGFCIRGGKEVRSGIYVSDVDIGGQAEKQGLQIGDRILKVNDTSFRSISHDDAVSTVRNTNRITMYVTAAFGNRMPQIADSSKCYLAGNILHTYNGKATAMTVKPKNGVKKGNVKSVVFQADADGWLGCSIRGGTDYGMDPMISNVEAGSPADKVGLKTGDLIVKLNDIDVSNMTHMQIVSLATSCPELRLLIRPMEKPLLQADARESGSTTPIASPEQPRNNIDITQANRHIGNNHENGFDSPSSLTTNGKDTVTPVPTIQSCSPRQHVTPTHHSNSSKRQHDPNPTAETDERPNSGSSPTTPKKTSPTYPTSAHQMEHPDMSGEHQNVILTGVRKTSDPVAALAAVVTQQPLPNKVNHQAGDRMKTMETTANDSDSDFALTEEVHVNKKNNNNNNLTTRRDSGIKKTTSVNESELDYTLGADNRALNVDGNKQKDSIEARKCLLNELVHKLEQRNSIPRQETDEEKRPTGLSNCDPASIHERHSPDKSKQEHLQKFLATQDPYVNSVNEPLIPQKAFNEKDRREMQQKRNCARDSFDKSSSSGYGQRRSAQPVDTNNDHRREPYDEDLERIPVDRIVSDRDSRDSGFDSAHMRDNKQDSRDRSENQCIPEDRIYEQTGDEYMNKRPTAPDDYPSARSFDSRTYNKLKDSYIGVVGERGGDLWYPREPWDRRPCESPPHQSPRHRVYDSPKQRPDMRSEYDRSPQHTRRAEYALSPRVSRRYDSQSHLLEQSPRHHYKQYNDNAYNWRHSRDLFDLYNNYIPSPFDSPLHQRVHEISRLRPEYSYSEFDLRGREPDRFRYSSDYSLNERLLDPRNDSSIERNRLYQHSDRGINLNETIPYYGPVRVLMDEREHPRSAPVRYSNDPTVDERIMIEPMNRNYDVAYDERRDGGHVYLRDGRDVIPITDQPVGFKHRVEYPQRNPRWDPYDLPAVYNDERIPRPHYYRESQSYHDLGPGYASGTSSRPRDGHSWNSDSERHGRGDHPMVIGNKRSNTLPNPQRRHLHHQDSAQSLSDNQSADRDDTNEQNRPRKRRDSLSSLATTSTQTETSQRGKSGSKNKQSSSKSKSKNIPDNSSDKSGSKSSGKGSSRKQKANSSHNNEVEHGHKSSRNVPTASDVKITRRKSWLDGAKPSALIDDDKFPNNDNINERFELMRSASMRGNPLRGIREGISADFVPHRRGNLNRSEQDLRGLKYRENRMPNRILSSEDVRRVYKDENDFEPDFLPFARQAVNARAKEKRVHQNNEISAAYEDDLAIKEENTANSEDDTMKPSFISGADEDTRPAKSPALSTDSHSEDEQETSETETGVGSESEVRRVENQEPLNSVGNNSADDVEIQEWSL; encoded by the exons ATGTTGCCGGAAAGCATGAGAGCTGATTTCAGTGCCATTTGTGCAATTAATTTTCGAGAGTTACAAACCGTTGGACCGAACGGTTCGACACCGTCGTCGTCGGGTGGTAAAGAGGACGCGAGGTTGAATAGTTCCGATATTGAGAACGTGGGTAAATCGGTACTGAAGCCTGGACACGAGCCAGGCAATAATATCGGTGTCGTGGTAAACAAGCTAATCGTTGACGATGGTGCGGCTAATCACCACACGGAGGCAGTAAGCTGCCTGTCGCTTGACACGATTCAGGTCGAGTCTGATGGCgaatcaaaaatgaataaaatcgaATTGAAGGATGTCGGTGAAATAAACATCAATAATCGTCTTCTGCGGCCTCGTAGTGGTGGCGTCGATCACGAGGCTGCGGACGGTCGGAAATCTCCGATTTCGATCGGAACTTTCGCGTCAGAGGATGTAAATGAATACAGCGAAAAACAGTTGGATATTATTTACGAAAAGGACCTTGAGAATGGTCCCATGACACATGGTGATACAACAGGAACGTCTTCCACGGATATAGGCGAATTGTATAGCGGTAAGAAAACTTTAAAAGTCAAAAGCAAAGAAGCAAAAAACGTTTCTAATAAAAGTAATGCGTCTAATAGTTCGCAcagtatttctaaaatggcTTGTGCTCCCAAAATAAGTAAAGAGTATGTAGATAATCGCACTAGGGATTCACCTATTGATAACGACATTTCTCACCATAAAAAGGATATATCATCGAATACTAGACACACGAAAGAGAAACAGCGCGAATCTACTCCAAATAAGGAAAATATAAGTGTTAAGAAGTCGAAGGATATTTCATCCAAGGAAAAACACCAAGGTCAACATCACAGCAGGGGCCATAGCAAAGACAAGATGGATAGTAAAACGGATACGGTGCCACACGCTCGTTCGTCTCTATCCAGGCCCGTGTCTCGCACCTCTCTTAATTCGCTGAACACAGGACAGGCCAGTGTGGGTAAACGTTCACATCGGAAGGAAAGCAAATCTTCGAGTCATAATGACTTGAAAgacgcgacgacgacgaacaaCAACGCTAAAAACGTCAATAGTAACTGTGAAGATGTGAACATTGGCGGCGATACCAATTGTAATAGCAGCGAACTAAGAGCGGGTTTGAATAATAAAGAGTCTCCGCTGCGAGGAAAGAAGCACGCTGGAAAACTGGCACGGCAAGACAGCGCAGATAAGTCGATTCAGGTTATTCTTGAAGGGCTGCCAAAAAGTGCGTCTTGCAGTAAAATGCTGTGCGAAAGCACCCAAACAAGCCCTTCAATATCGCGCGAAGCCAGCACTTTTAACGTTCAAGCAATAGTACATTCGAGGACGAAAACAAAAACGCGATCGACTCAAACTAAATCAGGCAGGGAAGTTTCTTTACCACCCGACATGAAACTCAATAAACCCGATAGGATACCGACGAAAAAGGCACCGGTACCGAAATCGGGTGTTTCGAAATCGATGTCAACTGGAAAATTAAGCAGTCGGCCTCCGAGTGCCGCATATTCTACAGCTAGCAAACCGCTAGAAATTCGGAAAGTTAAAATGGTGCACTACGGAGAAGAGGACCTTGGATTCTGTATTCGAGGCGGTAAGGAAGTGCGATCTGGAATTTATGTCTCCGACGTGGATATAGGTGGGCAAGCAGAAAAACAA GGTTTGCAGATCGGAGATCGTATATTGAAAGTAAATGACACTAGCTTTCGTAGTATCAGCCACGACGACGCCGTCTCGACTGTTCGCAATACGAATAGGATTACGATGTACGTCACGGCAGCTTTCGGCAATCGAATGCCTC AAATTGCAGATTCGTCAAAATGTTACCTGGCAGGTAATATTTTGCATACTTACA ATGGAAAAGCGACGGCGATGACTGTCAAACCAAAGAATGGAGTGAAGAAGGGTAACGTCAAATCTGTCGTATTTCAAGCCGATGCCGATGGATGGCTCGGATGTAGTATAAGAGG AGGCACGGATTATGGAATGGATCCAATGATTTCGAATGTAGAAGCAGGATCACCAGCTGATAAAGTCGGGTTGAAAACCGGGGACCTTATAGTCAAG ctcAACGATATTGATGTCAGTAATATGACCCACATGCAAATAGTATCCTTGGCAACTTCATGTCCGGAACTCCGACTTCTCATCAGACCGATGGAAAAGCCCCTTCTTCAAG CGGATGCAAGAGAATCTGGTTCTACAACTCCTATTGCTAGTCCGGAACAGCCTAGAAATAATATAGATATTACACAGGCAAATCGACATATAGGAAACAATCATGAAAATG GTTTCGATTCGCCGAGTAGTTTGACGACGAACGGTAAAGACACAGTTACTCCGGTGCCGACAATACAGTCGTGCTCGCCGCGACAGCATGTTACCCCTACACAccacagcaacagcagcaaacGTCAGCACGATCCGAACCCAACTGCTGAAACTGATGAAAG ACCTAACAGCGGCAGCAGTCCAACCACTCCAAAGAAAACCTCGCCGACGTATCCGACCAGCGCACATCAGATGGAACATCCCGATATGTCCGGCGAACACCAAAATGTGATCCTAACTGGCGTTCGAAAGACGTCAGATCCAGTCGCGGCACTAGCAGCCGTGGTCACTCAACAACCTTTACCAAACAAGGTAAATCACCAAGCCGGAGATCGCATGAAAACAATGGAGACAACTGCAAATGATAGTGATTCGGACTTTGCACTGACCGAAGAGGTGCACgtgaacaagaaaaataacaataacaataatttgacGACACGTCGAGATTCCGGAATCAAGAAGACGACTTCTGTGAATGAATCAGAATTAGACTATACTCTAGGTGCTGATAATAGGGCCTTAAACGTTGATGGTAACAAACAGAAAGATTCAATCGAAGCGAGGAAGTGTTTATTAAACGAGCTAGTCCACAAACTGGAGCAGCGGAACTCGATACCGAGACAAGAAACAGACGAGGAGAAAAGACCAACAGGATTATCAAACTGTGATCCAGCATCGATACACGAGCGACATTCACCCGATAAATCCAAGCAAGAACATTTGCAAAAATTTTTAGCCACCCAAGATCCGTACGTAAATTCTGTAAACGAACCACTGATACCTCAAAAGGCCTTCAACGAAAAGGACAGACGAGAAATGCAACAGAAACGAAACTGTGCTCGTGATAGTTTCGACAAATCCTCGTCGTCGGGATACGGTCAACGAAGATCGGCTCAGCCGGTTGATACAAACAACGATCATCGCCGTGAACCGTACGACGAAGATTTAGAACGCATTCCAGTTGATAGAATCGTTTCTGATCGCGACAGTCGAGATTCCGGATTCGATTCAGCGCATATGAGAGATAATAAACAAGACTCGAGGGATAGATCCGAAAACCAGTGTATTCCCGAGGATAGAATATACGAGCAAACAGGTGAcgaatacatgaataaaagaCCCACTGCGCCGGATGATTATCCTTCAGCTAGAAGCTTCGATTCTCGTACTTATAACAAACTGAAAGATAGCTATATCGGCGTAGTGGGAGAGCGCGGGGGAGATCTGTGGTATCCGCGTGAACCATGGGATCGAAGGCCTTGCGAAAGTCCGCCGCACCAGTCGCCTAGACATCGCGTGTACGATTCACCTAAACAAAGGCCCGATATGCGTTCAGAGTATGATCGTTCACCCCAGCATACGCGCAGGGCGGAATATGCTCTATCACCTCGTGTTTCACGCAGGTATGATTCTCAGTCTCACCTTCTAGAACAATCTCCTCGTCATCACTATAAACAGTACAACGACAACGCGTACAACTGGCGCCACTCGAGAGATCTGTTCGATCTGTACAATAATTATATACCGTCTCCTTTCGATTCGCCGCTACATCAACGAGTTCACGAAATTTCGCGACTGAGGCCGGAGTACAGTTACAGCGAATTCGATCTGCGAGGCCGCGAACCGGACAGATTTCGGTACAGTTCAGATTATTCTTTAAACGAACGCCTGTTAGATCCTCGAAATGACTCGAGTATCGAGAGAAATCGCTTGTACCAACATTCAGATCGTGGGATTAATCTGAATGAAACGATACCGTACTACGGACCTGTCAGAGTTCTTATGGATGAGCGAGAACACCCGAGATCGGCGCCCGTGCGGTATTCTAACGATCCTACTGTAGATGAACGAATAATGATCGAACCAATGAACAGAAATTATGATGTCGCATACGATGAACGTCGCGACGGCGGCCATGTTTATCTACGGGATGGGCGCGATGTCATTCCTATAACCGACCAACCAGTTGGTTTCAAACACCGTGTAGAATATCCTCAGAGAAACCCTCGTTGGGATCCCTACGATCTACCAGCAGTTTACAACGACGAGAGAATCCCTCGACCGCATTATTACCGAGAAAGTCAAAGCTATCACGATTTAGGTCCCGGTTATGCGAGTGGTACCAGTAGCAGACCCCGCGACGGTCATTCTTGGAATTCCGATTCGGAGCGTCACGGTCGTGGAGATCACCCGATGGTCATCGGTAACAAACGCAGTAACACATTACCGAATCCTCAGCGACGACATTTACACCATCAAGATTCCGCGCAGTCGTTGAGTGACAATCAGTCGGCAGATCGCGACGATACGAACGAACAAAACCGTCCCCGAAAACGCAGGGATTCGCTCAGCTCATTGGCGACTACGAGCACACAAACTGAGACCAGTCAACGGGGAAAATCTGGTAGTAAAAACAAGCAATCATCTTCGaaatcaaaatctaaaaacattCCCGATAATTCTAGCGATAAATCCGGCAGCAAGTCGAGCGGCAAAGGCTCGTCTAGAAAGCAAAAAGCAAATTCGTCTCATAATAATGAGGTTGAACATGGACACAAATCGTCACGAAATGTCCCTACGGCTTCCGATGTTAAGATTACTCGTCGTAAAAGCTGGTTGGATGGCGCCAAACCCTCGGCGTTGAtcgatgatgataaatttccaAATAACGATAACATTAACGAGAGATTTGAATTAATGAGATCCGCATCGATGAGGGGTAATCCACTGCGCGGAATTAGGGAGGGTATCAGCGCAGATTTTGTTCCTCATAGACGGGGAAACCTTAACAGATCCGAACAGGATCTACGAGGATTGAAATATCGGGAGAATAGAATGCCGAATCGGATTCTCTCTTCTGAAGATGTCCGACGCGTTTACAAAGACGAAAACGATTTCGAACCGGATTTTCTTCCGTTTGCGAGACAGGCAGTGAACGCACGAGCCAAAGAGAAACGCGTCcatcaaaacaatgaaatatccGCGGCGTATGAAGATGACCTGGCGATTAAGGAAGAGAATACGGCAAACAGTGAAGACGATACTATGAAACCGTCGTTTATCAGCGGTGCCGACGAGGACACGCGTCCCGCTAAATCGCCAGCTCTAAGTACGGATAGTCATAGCGAGGATGAACAGGAGACTTCCGAAACTGAAACTGGTGTTGGTAGTGAAAGCGAAGTCAggcgagttgagaatcaggaaCCTCTGAATTCAGTCGGTAATAACAGTGCAGATGACGTAGAAATCCAAGAATGGTCACTGTAA